The Acipenser ruthenus chromosome 26, fAciRut3.2 maternal haplotype, whole genome shotgun sequence genomic sequence GCTGTCCCTGGACATTGATGTGGCAGGTTTTTGGAGTTGGTAGCGCATGAGGTTATTGGTGGTTTTGTAGTTTTAAAGGGTTCTACAGAATTCCAGATGATGCTAGGGTTTATGCAAGGATACCACTGTTTATTTCAAataggttttcattattatttttttaacccatCCAGCTGTCCCTGCCAAAACCGAGGCCAAATCCAAGGCCTTGAAGGCGAAGAAGTCTGTGCTGAAGGGAGTGCACAGCCACAAGAAGAAGAAGATCCACACGTCTCCCACCTTCAGGAGGCCCAAGACTCTCAGACTGAGGAGGCAACCCAAGTACCCAAAGAAGAGCGCTCCCAGGAGGAACAAGTATGTGTGCATGACCCTGAAATTCACTACATTACAGCCTTCCAATCAGGAGCTCAACATCTGTCTTGAATCTTCAAGACAGCACTTGAGGGTCTGTaactatagattaaaaaaaaaaaaaataaccaatccATGCACTGAAGTCTTTATAGGCTCCAGCATCAAAGACGCCTCTGCGGTGAGCCATGTGTTGATTTGCCAAAAGTAGACTTAAGATTCAAATGGTGAAGATTTCATGGACGCATTGCGCACGACCAAATAGCTGCAACTACTGTTGATACGTTCACTAGATAAATGATTGAGGCATCTTTTCTTCTTTACGTTGGTGCAAATGATGGTATTGCGATCAAAGCATGATGCACAGTGATTATGAATTTTGGATACTGATGCACCCCTGACATTTTTCGACATTCTTCCTAATCCCTGAATTTACTGTTTCGTTTTAAACCCGTAGAAGGTGTCTAGTCTTATGGCAGGGCGAGTTATGTACTAATTAAGGCTCCCGGTTGTAATGCTTAAGAACTACCCAGTTGCTCCTGAACTGCAATTGATTTTGATAATTCCAATTTCTTTAAAGGCTTGATCACTATGCTATCATCAAGTACCCTCTCACCACTGAGTCAGCCATGAAGAAGATTGAGGACAACAATACCCTTGTGTTCATTGTTGCTGTCAAGGCTAACAAGCATCAGATCAAGCATGCGGTCAAGAAACTGTACGACATTGATGTGGCCAAGGTCAAC encodes the following:
- the LOC117429281 gene encoding large ribosomal subunit protein uL23 — encoded protein: MAPKAKKEAVPAKTEAKSKALKAKKSVLKGVHSHKKKKIHTSPTFRRPKTLRLRRQPKYPKKSAPRRNKLDHYAIIKYPLTTESAMKKIEDNNTLVFIVAVKANKHQIKHAVKKLYDIDVAKVNTLIRPDGEKKAYVRLAPDYDALDVANKIGII